A genomic region of Candidatus Babeliales bacterium contains the following coding sequences:
- a CDS encoding ribulose-phosphate 3-epimerase produces the protein MVRIYPSLMAANQLRLEDEIRQLEPYCAGFHLDVMDYHFVPNITWGAGTINAIAKISRKIIWLHLMVDDPISFYETLFLPEGSLVSFHIESNIDIFYFIKIIKEKKHRVGLAIKPKTPIIYVFPFLNIINQVLLMSVEPGFSGQSFLDESMDRLIQLAEYRKNHTIDFKIGIDGGINMDNIVNLVQNGADDCAIATSIFHHENHIVALKQLNKLAVK, from the coding sequence ATGGTACGTATTTATCCATCATTGATGGCTGCCAATCAGTTACGATTAGAAGATGAGATACGCCAATTGGAGCCATACTGTGCAGGATTTCATCTTGATGTTATGGATTATCATTTTGTTCCCAATATAACGTGGGGGGCAGGAACGATAAATGCAATTGCCAAGATAAGTCGTAAGATTATATGGCTTCATTTAATGGTTGATGATCCAATATCTTTTTATGAAACACTTTTTTTACCCGAGGGGTCTCTTGTGTCATTTCATATAGAATCAAATATTGATATTTTTTATTTTATAAAAATAATAAAAGAAAAAAAACATAGGGTTGGATTGGCAATAAAGCCAAAAACGCCCATTATTTATGTTTTTCCATTTTTAAATATAATTAATCAAGTCTTATTGATGTCGGTTGAACCAGGCTTTTCTGGGCAGTCTTTTTTAGATGAATCAATGGATCGACTTATTCAGTTAGCTGAATATCGAAAAAATCATACGATTGATTTTAAGATTGGTATTGATGGAGGAATAAATATGGATAATATTGTGAATTTAGTACAGAATGGCGCTGATGATTGTGCAATTGCTACGTCAATTTTTCATCATGAAAATCATATTGTAGCGTTAAAGCAGTTGAATAAATTAGCGGTGAAGTAA
- the alaS gene encoding alanine--tRNA ligase → MNSRDVRNKFIQFFVRNGHESVASSSLIPAQDPTLLFANAGMNQFKDVFLGFETRNYNRAVSIQKCVRAGGKHNDLDNVGFTKRHLTFFEMMGNFSFGDYFKQQAIRYAWDFLTKEINLDPEVLHVSIFETDDESYAIWLNDIKIDETRIHRLGAEHNFWQMGDIGPCGPCTEIYVDRGASYGHDNIADCGPGCDCDRFLEVWNLVFMQFDRQRDGALKLLKQTGVDTGMGLERICSVVQGKNSVYGTDIFSSIIKNIEDLSGLLYEQQNDENMAAFHVIADHIRSSTFIIADGCAPTNEGRGYVLRKIIRRAALFTQKLTDKNIFPELCYGVVENLGSIYPELELNKDLVYATLKSEIDKFSINLIRGQVILERYCEEAKNSKIITGQQAFKLYDTYGFPIEIVIAVAREKGYMVDMDGFDREMNKQQNQSGKKIADLLSQLEVGVTSEFTGYNELETLSEISALVLDDQLVDKVSIGQIAYVIAMRSPFFIVGGGQVPDQGWLTINGVKMAITQVRFIGNAIAAQIVAQTTISVGDNIVSCVDPIWRSNAMKNHTSTHLLQAALIELFGKQIQQSGSLVHPDYLRFDFTYHRQLSHEDIIKVENLVNEKIRKNIPVVIDYCTLKEAQKKGALAFFGEKYKPEHVRVVQVDEFSVELCGGTHVQATGDIGTFKITESSALSAGHRRIVAVTGPGAINLFQETFSLVKTLSQDYKVKYEEVFDVITKQKDQLKLANHTIKELRQQLIAMNIPTWLQSVEYINKMPFLYLIVPDASGEDMRLIATMLEQKLAGCYFIVNSYDNHVTFYAVVSAEFINTVDMKQFLAWLSNTQGLRCGGSKNSIQGGGILRDKQLKDAIKQWLQNK, encoded by the coding sequence ATGAATTCACGAGATGTTAGAAATAAATTTATACAATTTTTTGTAAGAAATGGACATGAGTCTGTAGCGAGTTCATCATTAATTCCTGCGCAAGATCCAACACTTCTTTTTGCTAATGCGGGCATGAATCAGTTTAAGGATGTCTTTTTAGGGTTCGAAACACGTAATTATAATCGTGCAGTCAGTATTCAAAAATGCGTACGAGCTGGTGGTAAGCATAATGATTTAGATAACGTTGGCTTTACCAAGCGACATTTAACTTTTTTTGAAATGATGGGTAATTTCTCTTTTGGTGATTATTTTAAACAACAGGCAATTCGGTATGCATGGGATTTTTTAACTAAAGAAATAAATCTGGATCCTGAAGTCTTGCATGTATCAATTTTTGAAACAGATGATGAAAGTTATGCGATTTGGTTGAATGATATTAAGATTGATGAGACACGCATTCATCGTTTAGGTGCTGAGCATAATTTCTGGCAAATGGGTGATATTGGTCCTTGCGGCCCTTGTACGGAAATTTATGTTGATCGCGGTGCTTCATATGGCCATGATAACATTGCTGATTGTGGTCCTGGATGTGATTGTGATCGTTTTTTAGAAGTATGGAATCTTGTTTTTATGCAGTTTGATCGTCAACGTGATGGAGCATTAAAGCTGCTCAAACAAACTGGTGTTGATACTGGTATGGGACTTGAAAGAATATGTAGTGTTGTGCAAGGCAAAAATTCTGTGTACGGTACTGATATTTTTTCTTCAATTATTAAAAATATTGAAGATCTTTCAGGGTTATTGTATGAGCAACAAAATGATGAAAACATGGCTGCATTTCACGTAATTGCTGATCATATTCGTTCATCTACCTTTATTATTGCTGATGGTTGTGCGCCGACAAATGAAGGCCGTGGGTATGTGTTGCGCAAGATTATTCGTCGTGCGGCCTTGTTTACTCAGAAGCTAACTGATAAAAATATTTTTCCTGAATTATGTTATGGTGTTGTTGAAAATTTAGGTTCAATTTACCCAGAATTAGAGTTAAACAAAGACCTTGTATATGCAACATTAAAAAGCGAAATTGATAAATTTTCAATAAATCTTATCCGTGGTCAAGTGATTCTTGAGCGCTACTGTGAAGAAGCTAAAAATTCTAAAATTATTACCGGCCAACAAGCATTTAAATTGTATGATACTTATGGATTTCCTATTGAAATAGTTATAGCTGTAGCCCGCGAAAAAGGTTATATGGTTGACATGGATGGATTTGACCGTGAAATGAATAAACAACAAAATCAATCAGGAAAAAAAATAGCTGATTTGTTATCTCAACTTGAGGTAGGGGTAACATCAGAATTTACTGGCTATAATGAATTAGAGACATTGTCTGAAATTAGTGCTCTTGTTCTTGATGATCAACTTGTTGATAAGGTTTCTATAGGTCAAATAGCATATGTTATTGCTATGAGGTCACCATTTTTTATTGTTGGAGGAGGACAAGTTCCCGATCAAGGTTGGCTTACTATTAATGGTGTAAAAATGGCTATCACTCAGGTACGGTTTATTGGGAATGCAATTGCAGCACAAATTGTAGCTCAAACAACGATTTCTGTGGGCGATAATATTGTATCATGCGTTGATCCAATATGGCGTTCTAATGCTATGAAGAATCATACAAGTACACATTTATTACAAGCAGCACTCATTGAACTTTTTGGTAAACAAATACAACAATCAGGGTCATTGGTACATCCTGATTATTTACGTTTTGATTTTACTTATCATCGTCAATTATCTCATGAAGATATTATAAAAGTTGAAAATCTTGTGAATGAAAAAATTCGGAAGAATATTCCCGTTGTTATTGACTACTGTACGTTAAAAGAAGCTCAAAAAAAGGGTGCACTAGCATTTTTTGGTGAAAAATATAAACCTGAGCATGTTCGCGTTGTGCAAGTAGATGAATTTTCAGTTGAACTTTGTGGCGGTACACATGTGCAGGCTACTGGCGATATTGGTACGTTTAAGATTACTGAAAGTAGCGCACTTTCCGCAGGGCATCGACGTATTGTTGCAGTAACTGGTCCCGGCGCGATTAATTTATTTCAAGAAACATTTTCTCTTGTTAAAACATTATCGCAAGATTATAAAGTTAAATATGAAGAAGTTTTCGATGTTATTACTAAGCAAAAAGATCAATTAAAATTAGCGAATCATACAATTAAGGAGCTACGCCAGCAACTTATTGCTATGAATATTCCTACGTGGCTGCAATCAGTTGAGTATATCAATAAAATGCCATTTTTATATCTTATAGTGCCTGATGCTTCTGGCGAAGATATGCGTCTAATTGCTACAATGCTTGAACAAAAATTAGCAGGTTGTTATTTTATTGTAAATTCATATGATAATCACGTAACATTTTACGCAGTGGTATCGGCGGAATTTATTAATACTGTTGATATGAAACAATTTTTGGCATGGTTAAGTAATACGCAAGGACTACGTTGCGGTGGATCTAAAAATAGTATTCAAGGTGGCGGTATACTCCGTGATAAGCAGTTGAAAGATGCTATTAAGCAATGGTTGCAAAATAAATAA
- the pth gene encoding aminoacyl-tRNA hydrolase, whose translation MNNTIKIIIGLGNPGKQYYHNRHNIGFLILDKLASEYNLVWQKKSDYESAELKLKNEKITLIKPHTFMNNSGKIIPSLLKQGIKPENILVVHDELEKPFGKVELKFGGSHHGHNGLRSIIEFCGKDFMRLRFGIGRPQHKNDVPQYVLSNFNENIIDIEQIIDQAIVIIKELLQRQP comes from the coding sequence ATGAATAATACAATAAAAATTATTATAGGACTCGGTAATCCTGGTAAGCAGTACTATCACAATCGTCACAATATTGGCTTTCTCATACTTGATAAACTTGCATCTGAATACAATCTAGTATGGCAAAAGAAATCAGACTATGAAAGCGCTGAGCTTAAACTTAAGAATGAAAAAATTACACTTATTAAACCACATACCTTTATGAATAATTCTGGTAAAATTATTCCATCATTACTTAAACAAGGAATAAAGCCAGAAAATATACTTGTAGTACATGATGAATTAGAAAAACCATTTGGAAAAGTTGAGCTTAAATTTGGCGGTAGTCATCATGGACATAATGGGCTTCGATCAATTATAGAATTCTGCGGCAAAGACTTTATGCGTTTACGATTCGGTATCGGTCGACCACAGCATAAAAATGATGTTCCACAATATGTTTTAAGTAATTTCAACGAAAATATAATTGATATAGAACAAATAATTGATCAAGCCATTGTTATTATTAAAGAACTTTTACAAAGACAGCCTTAA
- a CDS encoding YbhB/YbcL family Raf kinase inhibitor-like protein, which produces MFKKLFLITVFYCISLKGSMELISPAFLNHESIPIQYTCDGANISPALIWSNAPQNTKSFTLIVDDPDAPAKVWVHWILFNIPATTNQIHENTSHDSFLQGATDFNGKQQWGGPCPPSGIHRYQFTLYALDTQLNLPAGTNKDKIIKAMHGHILEQTTLIGTYQRKK; this is translated from the coding sequence ATGTTCAAAAAATTATTTTTGATTACAGTCTTTTACTGTATATCTCTCAAGGGATCAATGGAATTAATAAGTCCTGCATTTCTTAATCATGAATCAATTCCTATACAATATACTTGTGATGGTGCAAATATATCTCCAGCTCTTATATGGTCAAATGCACCTCAAAATACCAAAAGTTTTACTCTAATCGTTGATGATCCCGATGCTCCGGCAAAGGTGTGGGTTCATTGGATACTTTTCAATATTCCCGCTACCACTAATCAAATACATGAAAACACCTCTCACGATTCTTTTTTGCAAGGAGCAACGGACTTTAATGGCAAACAACAATGGGGAGGCCCTTGCCCACCAAGCGGTATTCATCGCTATCAATTTACGCTATACGCACTTGATACGCAACTTAACTTACCTGCAGGAACAAATAAGGATAAAATTATAAAAGCAATGCACGGTCATATTCTTGAACAAACAACACTTATTGGCACATATCAACGAAAAAAATAA
- the rpmA gene encoding 50S ribosomal protein L27: MATSKSGGSTQNNRESHSKRLGCKLFDGHRVFGGEIIVRQRGTHIHPGKQVLRGGDDTLFVTAPGIIKFHYGPKGRKYVSVISLK; the protein is encoded by the coding sequence ATGGCAACGAGTAAATCCGGTGGAAGTACCCAAAATAATCGTGAGAGTCATAGTAAACGGTTAGGTTGTAAATTATTTGATGGACATAGGGTTTTTGGTGGTGAAATTATAGTTCGCCAACGTGGAACACATATTCATCCTGGCAAGCAAGTTTTGCGTGGTGGTGATGATACATTATTTGTTACAGCGCCTGGTATAATTAAGTTTCATTACGGCCCTAAAGGTCGCAAATATGTTTCTGTTATTAGTCTAAAATAA
- the secF gene encoding protein translocase subunit SecF, protein MMINFLKYRTATALTSICLMVAFGMVAIYRQQTRGSVYSYSVDFTGGTQVLFKFDKAVDSAYIKQIIMNNGWANASVREFGNNEVLVRVQEFEGDIVGLGMQMREIVQQAMPDITVEVLQTESVGAGIGSDLRGKSFYAVLIALLFMLAYIAMRFWSFAFAAGAIVALIHDALIMLALFLFFDREISINFIAAILTVLGYSINDTIVIFSQIREYMQKRKGEQLDVIVNDSLNYTFRRTMLTSISTGLPVLVILMFGGEALHDFSLALLIGIIFGTYSSVYIASPIMILLQSKQ, encoded by the coding sequence ATGATGATTAATTTTTTAAAATATCGTACTGCAACGGCACTAACTTCTATTTGTTTAATGGTTGCATTCGGCATGGTTGCTATTTATAGACAGCAAACGCGCGGCTCAGTATATAGTTATAGTGTTGATTTTACCGGCGGAACGCAAGTTTTATTTAAGTTTGATAAAGCTGTAGATAGTGCTTATATAAAGCAAATAATTATGAATAATGGTTGGGCAAATGCTAGTGTACGCGAGTTTGGCAATAATGAAGTTTTAGTGCGTGTTCAAGAATTTGAAGGCGATATCGTTGGTCTTGGTATGCAAATGAGAGAGATCGTCCAGCAAGCAATGCCAGATATTACCGTAGAAGTACTTCAGACTGAGAGTGTTGGTGCCGGAATTGGATCTGATTTGCGTGGAAAATCATTTTATGCAGTTTTAATAGCATTGTTGTTCATGCTTGCCTATATAGCAATGCGTTTTTGGTCATTCGCATTTGCAGCTGGTGCCATTGTAGCGCTTATTCATGATGCTCTTATAATGTTGGCTCTATTTTTATTTTTTGATCGAGAAATATCAATTAATTTTATTGCGGCAATATTAACGGTTTTAGGATATTCAATTAATGACACTATCGTTATATTTTCTCAAATACGGGAATATATGCAAAAAAGAAAAGGTGAGCAATTAGATGTAATTGTTAATGATAGTCTTAATTATACATTCCGTCGAACAATGTTAACAAGTATTTCAACTGGTTTGCCTGTGCTGGTTATATTGATGTTTGGCGGAGAAGCATTACATGATTTTTCACTTGCGCTATTAATCGGAATAATTTTTGGCACTTATTCATCCGTTTATATTGCTAGCCCTATTATGATATTATTGCAATCAAAACAATAA
- the rho gene encoding transcription termination factor Rho, with amino-acid sequence MSECKDILQSRDDANRPVQQQHPQHYNNERSAYIKRPLEDLSLAELVQYARRYGIMGAAITKKEELLRKVRYAEENPNIEMAVEGVLERLPDGFGFLRSALYDYVSGPDDIYVSPSQIRRFGLRTGDTIKGAIRKPKEGEKYFALLKVSLVNYAEPMLMVDRSHFDSLSPQHPVEKFNLEFDPMALSTRILDLFTPVGKGQRGLIVAPPKVGKTLLLKEIARAIIANHPEAHLIVLCVDERPEEVADMRRTVKGTMAEVISSTFDEAAERHVQVAEIVLEKAKRLVECNRDVVILLDSITRLARAYNTVAPASGKVLTGGIDAHALQRPKRFFGAARATEEAGSLTILATALVETGSRMDEVIFEEFKGTGNMEMNMTRKLSHRRIFPAFDLLISGTRRDDLLLSEEELNKVWILQKLLSSMSTIEGMEFLIDKMKKTKTNAEFFESINKRTTEI; translated from the coding sequence ATGTCTGAATGTAAGGATATACTGCAATCTCGAGATGATGCTAATCGTCCAGTACAGCAGCAACATCCTCAGCACTATAATAATGAAAGATCAGCATATATAAAACGACCGTTAGAGGATTTATCGCTGGCTGAGCTTGTTCAATATGCGCGACGTTATGGTATTATGGGTGCCGCAATTACAAAAAAAGAAGAACTATTACGAAAAGTTCGCTATGCTGAAGAAAATCCAAATATTGAAATGGCGGTTGAGGGCGTTCTTGAAAGATTGCCTGATGGGTTTGGTTTTTTGCGTTCAGCTTTGTATGATTATGTCTCAGGTCCCGATGATATTTATGTTTCTCCATCGCAAATTAGACGATTTGGTTTACGTACTGGTGATACCATTAAAGGTGCAATTAGAAAACCAAAAGAAGGCGAAAAATATTTTGCTTTATTAAAAGTATCTTTGGTTAATTATGCTGAACCAATGCTTATGGTTGATCGATCACATTTTGATAGTTTAAGTCCACAGCATCCTGTTGAAAAATTTAATTTAGAATTTGATCCAATGGCACTTTCTACGCGTATTCTTGATCTATTTACGCCAGTTGGTAAAGGACAACGAGGGCTTATTGTTGCTCCTCCCAAAGTTGGTAAAACATTATTGTTAAAAGAAATTGCTCGGGCAATTATTGCTAACCATCCCGAAGCGCATCTTATTGTGCTGTGTGTTGATGAGCGTCCTGAAGAAGTAGCAGATATGCGTCGTACCGTTAAAGGAACTATGGCAGAAGTTATTAGTTCAACATTTGATGAAGCGGCAGAACGACATGTTCAGGTAGCAGAAATAGTTTTAGAAAAAGCGAAACGATTAGTTGAATGTAATCGTGATGTTGTTATTTTGCTTGATTCAATTACGCGTCTTGCTCGTGCATATAACACTGTTGCTCCGGCATCAGGAAAAGTGTTAACTGGCGGAATTGATGCACATGCATTACAGCGTCCAAAAAGATTCTTTGGTGCAGCACGTGCTACAGAAGAAGCTGGTTCATTAACCATTTTGGCAACAGCGTTGGTTGAAACTGGCTCACGAATGGACGAAGTGATTTTTGAAGAGTTTAAAGGAACAGGTAATATGGAAATGAATATGACGCGTAAACTTTCTCATCGTCGTATTTTCCCTGCTTTTGATCTTTTAATTTCAGGAACACGTCGTGATGATTTATTACTTTCAGAGGAAGAGCTTAATAAAGTGTGGATTTTACAAAAATTACTTTCAAGCATGAGCACTATTGAAGGTATGGAATTTCTTATTGATAAAATGAAAAAAACAAAAACTAATGCTGAATTTTTTGAGTCTATTAATAAACGTACGACTGAAATTTAA